From Prochlorococcus sp. MIT 1223, the proteins below share one genomic window:
- a CDS encoding CPBP family intramembrane glutamic endopeptidase: MRQVPSVWKLLAALLSLVLTVFVWQQGLKESLDRPSVAPKLSLRQQEMALVASWSPSIPESIKPVLVGLNPEESLKQLLQQIPLKELKDRDRLVLAALEKQEGKRLALLDFPLNVQAFAQFQKDLQNTSTFSSSLFLKEKDPFLFQIACHSLESDSAVCFDRKLSNSIALRLLGIQVFPIFATGLGVVLLLRQAWIAFRNNTPALPYLSEIPLSFVDMTLLIAGGFVVLGEIILPALIVPLVSSLSKGLSSPVNESLKVFIGYSAMTIPPLFILRQQIKGLKNLERPVDGWLQWRVFPLLKTFIPAINGWLMVMPFVLLTGWLMNVFVGDQGGSNPLLDLVLSSKNSLALFLLLITTVILAPVFEELIFRGALLPALAMKFGRYWGVIISALVFALAHLSVGELAPLFVLGIGLGVLRVKSGRLFSCAIMHSLWNGITFINLLLLR, translated from the coding sequence GCAGGAAATGGCTTTAGTGGCTTCTTGGTCACCCTCGATACCGGAATCTATAAAACCAGTTTTAGTTGGACTTAACCCAGAAGAAAGTTTAAAGCAACTTCTTCAGCAAATTCCTTTAAAAGAGTTAAAGGATCGAGATAGATTAGTTTTAGCTGCTCTTGAAAAACAGGAGGGAAAACGTCTTGCCCTCTTGGATTTTCCTTTGAATGTCCAGGCTTTTGCTCAATTTCAAAAGGACTTACAAAATACTTCTACTTTTTCTAGCTCACTGTTTCTAAAAGAAAAGGATCCATTTCTTTTTCAAATCGCTTGTCATTCCCTTGAGAGTGATTCAGCAGTTTGCTTTGATAGAAAACTATCAAATTCAATCGCTTTAAGATTGCTAGGTATTCAGGTCTTTCCCATTTTTGCAACAGGCTTAGGGGTGGTTTTATTGTTGCGGCAAGCTTGGATTGCTTTTAGGAACAACACCCCTGCATTGCCATACCTTTCAGAGATACCTTTGTCATTTGTTGATATGACTCTTTTAATTGCCGGAGGTTTTGTTGTCTTAGGAGAAATTATTTTACCTGCATTGATTGTCCCTTTGGTGTCCTCTCTCTCGAAGGGTTTATCTAGTCCAGTGAATGAATCTTTAAAGGTATTTATTGGTTATAGCGCAATGACAATCCCTCCTTTATTTATTTTGCGTCAGCAAATTAAAGGATTAAAGAATCTAGAGCGGCCTGTGGATGGATGGTTGCAATGGAGAGTATTCCCTCTTCTTAAAACTTTTATCCCAGCAATTAATGGATGGTTAATGGTGATGCCATTTGTTTTGTTAACAGGTTGGTTAATGAATGTTTTTGTAGGAGATCAAGGGGGTAGTAATCCATTGTTGGATCTAGTCCTGAGTAGTAAAAACTCTTTAGCATTATTCTTACTATTAATTACTACAGTTATTTTGGCACCTGTTTTTGAAGAGCTTATCTTCAGAGGAGCGCTGTTGCCTGCATTGGCTATGAAATTTGGACGTTATTGGGGGGTTATCATAAGTGCTTTAGTCTTTGCTCTCGCGCATTTAAGTGTAGGTGAATTAGCTCCTTTATTTGTCTTGGGAATTGGATTAGGAGTATTGAGAGTGAAATCAGGCAGGCTTTTTTCGTGTGCAATCATGCATTCTCTTTGGAATGGAATTACTTTTATAAATCTTTTACTATTAAGATGA
- a CDS encoding penicillin-binding protein 2, whose amino-acid sequence MHKRKILRAIPLNPVPAIRLKFVFAILCLGLSGLMGRIAWLQILQAPDLEARARSFQTEKKSPLGTRRVLIDRRGRLLALDEEKFTLWAHPKYFHFLGDPSDKRRTPKEVAQRLSGLINVSHEDLISLMEGKSSGVRVKEGLSPEIARLVERLQISGVDLERYLQRVYPQGDAFANVIGFLDRDRIPQAGLEQSLNKQFLRKEKVQTLRRGGDGTPLPDKLEPGIFDDDDRDLQLTIDTRLQMVALRELNNQVEKWDAEKGVAIVMDANNGEILTLASTPSYDPNKYWKYSPKLFREWSVQDLFEPGSVFKPINLAVALEEGVIKPDGTVYDSGVVHVGGWPLKNWNHKANGLIDYAKVLQVSSNVGMVNIMKELDSTSYWEWLHRLGINKTPVTDLPGAIGGQLRGKDIFIEQPIHKAVASFGQGFSITPLKLVQLHALIANGGKLVTPHITKGFVEVEGSENIEKEFVESNQFFSPEVTQTVLSWMESVVERGSGKGVQTESYRIGGKTGTADKSENGKGYTSKICSFVAILPVEKPKYVVLVAVDEPKKPYAYGSTVAVPVAKKIIESLLVLEKIPPSQN is encoded by the coding sequence ATGCATAAGAGAAAAATTCTACGTGCAATTCCTTTAAATCCAGTTCCTGCAATTAGGCTTAAGTTTGTTTTTGCGATCCTTTGCTTAGGTCTTTCTGGTCTAATGGGACGTATTGCATGGTTGCAAATTCTTCAGGCTCCTGATTTAGAAGCGCGTGCGCGTTCTTTTCAAACAGAAAAAAAATCTCCCTTAGGGACAAGGAGAGTTTTGATTGATAGAAGGGGGCGATTATTAGCACTTGATGAAGAGAAATTTACACTTTGGGCTCATCCTAAATATTTTCACTTTCTTGGAGATCCCTCTGATAAAAGAAGGACACCTAAGGAAGTAGCTCAAAGACTTTCAGGATTAATAAATGTTTCTCACGAAGACCTTATTTCTTTAATGGAAGGGAAGTCCTCTGGAGTCAGGGTTAAAGAAGGATTGTCTCCAGAAATTGCAAGACTTGTTGAACGTCTACAAATAAGTGGAGTAGATTTGGAAAGGTATCTTCAAAGGGTTTATCCTCAGGGAGACGCATTTGCAAATGTGATTGGGTTTTTGGATAGAGACCGAATCCCTCAAGCAGGATTAGAGCAGAGTCTTAATAAGCAATTTTTGCGTAAAGAGAAAGTTCAAACCTTGAGACGTGGTGGAGATGGCACTCCTTTACCTGATAAATTGGAACCTGGGATTTTTGATGATGACGACCGTGACTTGCAATTGACTATAGATACACGTCTTCAAATGGTTGCTTTAAGAGAATTAAATAATCAGGTTGAGAAATGGGATGCCGAAAAAGGTGTGGCAATCGTTATGGATGCCAATAATGGAGAAATATTGACTTTAGCATCGACTCCATCCTATGACCCTAATAAATATTGGAAATATTCACCTAAACTATTTCGAGAATGGTCTGTGCAAGATTTATTTGAACCAGGATCTGTTTTTAAACCTATTAATCTTGCGGTTGCTCTAGAAGAAGGTGTGATAAAACCTGATGGCACTGTTTACGATTCAGGAGTTGTACATGTTGGAGGATGGCCTTTGAAAAATTGGAATCATAAAGCAAATGGATTAATCGATTACGCAAAAGTGCTTCAAGTTTCAAGTAATGTTGGTATGGTAAATATTATGAAGGAATTAGATTCAACTTCATATTGGGAATGGCTACATAGACTAGGTATTAATAAGACTCCAGTCACTGATCTGCCAGGCGCAATTGGAGGACAACTGCGGGGGAAAGATATATTTATTGAGCAACCAATTCACAAAGCAGTTGCTTCGTTTGGACAGGGCTTTTCTATTACGCCATTAAAATTAGTACAGTTACATGCTTTAATCGCGAATGGAGGCAAGCTTGTAACTCCTCATATCACAAAGGGCTTTGTAGAAGTAGAAGGTTCAGAGAACATAGAGAAAGAATTTGTTGAAAGCAACCAATTCTTTAGCCCTGAAGTGACACAAACTGTTCTCTCTTGGATGGAGTCTGTTGTTGAACGTGGAAGCGGTAAAGGCGTTCAAACAGAGAGCTATCGAATAGGAGGAAAGACTGGTACAGCCGATAAGTCTGAGAATGGGAAAGGATATACATCAAAAATATGCAGTTTTGTCGCTATCTTGCCAGTCGAAAAACCAAAATACGTAGTCTTAGTTGCTGTTGATGAGCCGAAAAAGCCTTATGCTTATGGATCAACTGTAGCGGTACCGGTTGCAAAAAAAATTATAGAGAGCTTGCTGGTTTTAGAAAAAATACCTCCATCTCAGAATTAG
- a CDS encoding transaldolase, with protein sequence MASLLEQLSAMTVVVADTGDLDAIKNFKPRDATTNPSLILAAAQIPSYQYLIDKALCSSRNKLGQNGSPNEVILEAIDEVCVYFGKEILNIIPGRVSTEVDARLSFDTTATIEKARKIINLYKELGISKDRILIKIASTWEGIKAAEVLEREGIHCNLTLLFNFYQAVACAEAGVTLISPFVGRILDWYKNATGKDFYSGEDDPGVISVTKIFNYFKSKGYKTEVMGASFRNIDEIKELAGCDLLTISPKLLDELKMNESLLVKKLDGLNPSCSDDEINLDKASFELLMAGDRMATEKLDEGIKGFSKAIESLELQLHERLNVIESEKNANLVR encoded by the coding sequence ATGGCTTCTCTTCTTGAGCAACTATCAGCAATGACAGTTGTCGTTGCTGATACTGGTGATTTAGATGCGATTAAAAATTTCAAACCAAGGGATGCGACTACCAATCCATCGTTGATTTTAGCTGCAGCTCAAATACCTTCATACCAATATTTAATTGATAAGGCTCTTTGTTCCTCAAGAAATAAATTGGGACAAAATGGCTCTCCTAATGAAGTAATTCTTGAAGCAATAGATGAAGTATGTGTTTACTTTGGAAAAGAGATTTTAAATATTATCCCAGGACGAGTCTCTACAGAGGTTGATGCTCGATTGAGCTTTGACACTACTGCAACTATAGAAAAAGCTAGAAAGATTATCAATTTATATAAAGAACTTGGCATCTCTAAAGATAGGATTTTGATAAAGATTGCATCTACATGGGAAGGGATTAAGGCAGCAGAAGTCCTAGAAAGAGAAGGGATTCATTGTAATTTAACACTGTTATTTAATTTTTATCAGGCTGTTGCTTGTGCTGAAGCAGGAGTCACTCTTATTTCTCCTTTCGTGGGACGTATTCTTGATTGGTATAAGAATGCAACTGGTAAAGATTTCTATTCAGGAGAAGATGACCCTGGAGTTATTTCTGTAACTAAAATATTTAACTATTTCAAGTCAAAGGGTTATAAAACAGAGGTAATGGGAGCTAGTTTTAGAAATATAGATGAAATTAAGGAATTAGCTGGCTGCGATTTATTAACCATTTCTCCAAAGCTTTTAGATGAATTGAAAATGAATGAATCATTATTGGTAAAGAAACTTGATGGTTTAAATCCATCTTGTTCAGATGATGAAATTAACCTTGATAAAGCTAGCTTTGAATTACTTATGGCAGGCGATCGAATGGCAACTGAAAAGCTAGATGAGGGAATAAAGGGATTTAGCAAGGCGATAGAATCCTTGGAGTTACAATTACATGAACGTCTTAATGTAATTGAGTCTGAAAAGAATGCTAATCTTGTTAGATGA
- a CDS encoding NAD(P)/FAD-dependent oxidoreductase — translation MTIKDVLIIGAGPAGSTAAFKLASENYKVALLEKNPEIISNPCGAGMASSVQRWFPFDLKPAVDNVIKEVQFTWNLSDQVIADISESEPFWIVQRGQFDELLRDKAANAGAEIIRPFNVIKLETEKKIWRVTSGEGLHLEGKTLIIADGSYSPWPELLNLGPKKQRRASTISIQLKGQGNLKKTAAKFEFGLVHHGFAWAFPLNDGVSLGIGTFLGGNQILKSENILNKMLPSLGFESSDGIRKEELLNIWNGHSNLHGDNVVLIGDAGSLADPFLAEGLRPALMSGCEAAKHLNYWLKGEVKDLSSYSDAIKKKWGKSMAWGKRIAQVFYRFPRVGYQLGVKRATAPKRIAEILSGEMSYEDIAQRVIRRLILQKN, via the coding sequence TTGACAATTAAAGATGTTCTGATTATTGGAGCAGGGCCTGCTGGCTCAACAGCAGCTTTTAAACTAGCTTCGGAAAATTATAAAGTAGCCCTATTAGAAAAAAACCCGGAAATCATTTCGAACCCATGTGGAGCTGGAATGGCGTCATCTGTACAAAGATGGTTTCCTTTTGACCTTAAACCAGCAGTTGATAATGTAATCAAAGAAGTCCAATTTACCTGGAATCTTTCTGACCAAGTAATTGCAGACATATCTGAGTCAGAACCCTTTTGGATTGTCCAAAGGGGACAGTTTGATGAGCTACTTAGAGACAAGGCCGCAAATGCAGGAGCAGAAATTATTAGACCTTTCAATGTAATTAAACTTGAAACTGAAAAGAAAATTTGGAGAGTAACTTCAGGAGAAGGCCTGCATCTAGAAGGGAAAACATTAATAATCGCAGATGGGTCATATTCTCCATGGCCTGAATTATTGAATCTTGGCCCCAAAAAACAACGCCGTGCTTCAACTATATCTATTCAATTAAAAGGACAGGGAAACTTAAAGAAAACTGCAGCTAAATTTGAATTTGGACTAGTTCATCATGGATTCGCTTGGGCTTTTCCTTTAAATGATGGAGTAAGTTTAGGGATTGGAACTTTCTTAGGTGGAAATCAAATACTTAAAAGTGAAAATATTTTAAATAAAATGCTTCCCTCTCTTGGGTTTGAATCTTCAGACGGAATCAGAAAAGAAGAATTATTAAATATATGGAATGGACATAGCAATCTTCACGGCGATAATGTCGTTCTAATAGGAGATGCAGGCTCACTAGCTGACCCATTTCTGGCTGAAGGGTTAAGACCCGCTTTAATGAGTGGATGTGAAGCTGCAAAACACCTTAATTATTGGTTAAAGGGTGAAGTTAAAGATTTAAGTTCATATAGTGACGCTATTAAAAAAAAATGGGGGAAGTCTATGGCTTGGGGGAAAAGAATAGCCCAGGTTTTTTATAGATTTCCAAGAGTTGGTTATCAATTAGGAGTTAAAAGAGCTACAGCCCCAAAAAGAATTGCTGAGATTCTTTCAGGTGAAATGAGCTATGAAGATATTGCTCAAAGAGTTATAAGAAGACTAATCCTCCAAAAAAATTAA
- the frr gene encoding ribosome recycling factor — translation MTNQEIQISMSKSVEAAQRNFNTIRTGRANSSLLDRISVEYYGAETPLKSLATITTPDSQTIAIQPFDMGSLPLIEKAIATSDLGFTPNNDGKTIRINIPPLTEERRKEFCKLASKYAEEGKVALRNIRRDSIERIKKSEKDGEISKDQSHDEQENIQKITDKFINEVDKNLSDKESEILKV, via the coding sequence ATGACTAATCAAGAAATTCAGATAAGTATGAGTAAATCGGTAGAAGCAGCACAGCGTAATTTCAATACCATTCGCACAGGAAGAGCAAATAGCTCTCTTCTAGATCGCATTAGCGTCGAATACTACGGAGCTGAAACCCCATTAAAATCATTAGCAACAATTACGACTCCAGATTCACAAACCATTGCTATTCAACCTTTTGATATGGGATCCCTTCCTTTAATAGAGAAAGCCATCGCAACTAGTGATCTTGGTTTTACTCCGAATAATGACGGGAAAACAATTCGCATAAATATTCCACCATTAACAGAAGAACGTCGTAAAGAATTTTGTAAGCTTGCCTCAAAATATGCTGAGGAGGGAAAAGTCGCACTTAGAAATATAAGAAGAGATTCAATTGAAAGAATAAAGAAATCGGAAAAAGACGGAGAGATATCGAAAGACCAAAGCCACGATGAGCAAGAAAACATTCAAAAGATTACTGACAAGTTTATAAATGAAGTCGATAAAAATCTTTCCGATAAAGAATCAGAGATTCTAAAAGTTTGA
- the pyrH gene encoding UMP kinase, whose protein sequence is MTYARALIKLSGEALMGQQPYGIDPAIVQSIAEDISKVVSTGTQIAIVVGGGNIFRGLKGSAAGMDRATADYVGMLATVMNAITLQDGLERAGVPTRVQSAIEMQQIAEPYIRRRAIRHLEKGRVVVFGGGCGNPFFTTDTTSALRAAEINAEVVFKATKVDGVYDRDPKLFPDAIKYENLTFQEVLSKEIRVMDSTAIALCKDNKIPIVVFDIFQPGNISKAVAGASIGSRISN, encoded by the coding sequence ATGACCTACGCGAGAGCACTCATAAAACTCAGCGGTGAAGCCCTGATGGGTCAACAGCCATATGGGATTGATCCAGCAATTGTTCAATCAATTGCTGAAGATATTTCTAAAGTTGTTTCAACTGGAACGCAAATAGCAATTGTTGTCGGAGGCGGAAACATATTCCGTGGGCTTAAAGGCTCAGCCGCTGGGATGGACCGAGCTACTGCTGACTATGTCGGAATGTTGGCAACTGTTATGAATGCAATCACTCTTCAAGATGGACTAGAAAGAGCTGGCGTACCAACAAGAGTCCAATCAGCAATAGAGATGCAGCAAATTGCAGAACCTTATATTCGTAGAAGAGCTATTAGGCACCTTGAAAAAGGAAGGGTAGTCGTGTTTGGAGGTGGATGCGGAAACCCTTTCTTCACGACTGACACAACTTCTGCATTAAGAGCAGCAGAAATTAATGCAGAAGTTGTTTTCAAAGCCACAAAGGTTGATGGTGTTTATGATCGAGATCCCAAACTTTTTCCTGATGCAATTAAGTATGAAAACCTTACTTTTCAAGAAGTTCTCAGCAAAGAGATAAGAGTAATGGACAGTACCGCCATAGCACTTTGTAAAGATAATAAAATACCAATCGTAGTGTTTGATATTTTTCAGCCTGGCAACATCTCAAAGGCAGTAGCTGGAGCATCAATTGGTTCTAGAATTTCCAACTAG
- the cobO gene encoding cob(I)yrinic acid a,c-diamide adenosyltransferase, with product MNPIVDQENSNLKSLDESSSKIGIGGYLNEGIDENKYRQRMEKRKEIQEQRVAIRNKEKGLIIIFTGNGKGKTTAALGLALRTLGHGHKVAIIQFIKGGWIPGEFNALKVFGDSLNWHSLGEGFTWETQDRNRDKELVKESWKKSISYLKSKSHKLVILDEINIAIKLGYISSEEVLSGIKNRPYLNHVVLTGRGATKDLIDAADLVTEMTLLHHPFKEQGVKAQEGIEY from the coding sequence ATGAACCCCATAGTTGATCAAGAAAACTCCAATCTTAAGAGTCTTGATGAAAGTTCATCTAAGATTGGAATAGGAGGTTATTTAAACGAAGGAATCGATGAGAATAAATATCGCCAAAGAATGGAAAAACGCAAAGAGATTCAAGAGCAGAGGGTTGCGATAAGAAATAAAGAAAAAGGCCTCATTATTATTTTTACTGGAAATGGCAAAGGAAAAACCACTGCTGCGCTTGGTCTAGCTTTAAGAACGCTTGGCCATGGGCACAAGGTGGCTATTATCCAATTTATAAAAGGGGGCTGGATACCTGGAGAATTTAATGCCTTAAAAGTTTTTGGGGACTCTTTAAATTGGCATTCACTTGGAGAAGGGTTTACCTGGGAGACACAAGATAGAAATAGGGATAAAGAATTAGTAAAAGAATCTTGGAAAAAATCAATTAGTTATTTAAAATCAAAATCACACAAGTTAGTAATTCTTGATGAGATAAATATTGCTATAAAACTTGGTTATATTTCATCTGAAGAAGTACTAAGTGGTATAAAGAATAGACCCTATTTAAATCATGTTGTTTTAACTGGGAGAGGGGCTACAAAAGATTTAATTGATGCTGCAGATCTAGTAACTGAAATGACTTTGCTTCATCACCCTTTTAAAGAACAAGGTGTTAAAGCACAAGAAGGAATAGAGTATTAA
- a CDS encoding site-specific integrase — MNSLQVKKSLLQICTCMSFCYKRERNPSRQHLILIYMEAVKEIEDINKGLIEKGIKIRLEKRGSSLNFRGPLPISDEPKEIKDQRISLGLNANKEGISKAKKLLELLLLQLHHGQFNWKNWKSNKSRKEIKNQSLIKKIDDFKLVFFNQSQSILQSSKKSTWDYAYKPYLRRLQEISGSKELNSDMFCQTLKSYRESSRSRQQCASTLNVFAKYLNLDLPSNWKALGSGYGLKKYNFRELPNDELIKEISELIPNHKWKLVYGLMATYGLRNHEVFFSDYSSLLINGDHILRVLPTTKTGEHQVWPFHPEWVDFFGLSELAEDKNSLPNINIDLNETTLQQVGRRVSEQFKRYNLPIKPYDLRHAWAIRTVHIGLPDTVSARMMGHSVSIHNRTYHHWITRRDQQQAVDTALSRKNLITLNSPKTNKLLNIG; from the coding sequence GTGAATTCCCTGCAAGTAAAAAAATCTCTTTTACAAATATGCACTTGCATGAGTTTTTGTTATAAGAGAGAGAGAAATCCATCAAGACAACATTTAATTCTTATATATATGGAAGCTGTTAAGGAGATTGAAGATATCAACAAAGGCCTAATTGAAAAAGGCATTAAAATTCGCTTAGAGAAGAGAGGAAGTTCTCTAAATTTCAGAGGACCTTTACCAATAAGTGATGAACCAAAGGAAATTAAAGATCAAAGAATCAGTCTTGGGTTAAATGCAAACAAAGAAGGTATTTCAAAAGCTAAAAAGCTATTGGAGCTTTTGCTTCTTCAATTGCATCATGGGCAATTTAATTGGAAAAACTGGAAATCCAATAAATCAAGAAAAGAAATAAAGAATCAATCCCTTATCAAAAAAATTGATGATTTCAAATTAGTTTTCTTCAATCAGAGTCAAAGCATTTTACAATCAAGTAAAAAAAGTACATGGGATTATGCCTATAAACCTTATTTAAGAAGACTTCAGGAGATCAGCGGCAGCAAAGAATTGAATTCAGATATGTTTTGCCAAACTCTAAAAAGTTATAGAGAAAGTAGTAGAAGTAGACAGCAATGTGCGTCCACGCTAAATGTATTTGCAAAGTACTTGAATCTAGATTTACCTAGTAATTGGAAAGCTCTTGGTTCAGGTTATGGTCTAAAAAAATATAATTTCAGAGAGTTGCCCAATGATGAGTTGATAAAAGAGATATCAGAATTAATTCCCAATCACAAATGGAAATTAGTCTATGGACTAATGGCGACATATGGGCTAAGAAATCATGAGGTCTTTTTCTCAGATTACTCTTCACTTTTAATTAATGGAGATCATATTTTGAGAGTATTACCAACCACAAAGACTGGCGAACATCAAGTCTGGCCATTTCATCCTGAATGGGTAGATTTTTTTGGATTATCAGAATTAGCCGAGGATAAAAATTCATTACCAAACATTAATATTGATCTAAACGAAACAACCCTTCAGCAAGTTGGAAGAAGAGTTTCTGAACAATTTAAGAGATATAATTTACCAATAAAACCTTATGATCTCAGGCATGCCTGGGCCATTAGAACTGTACATATAGGATTACCCGACACTGTTTCAGCAAGAATGATGGGTCACTCAGTATCAATTCATAATCGAACCTACCATCATTGGATAACTAGACGAGACCAACAACAAGCTGTAGATACCGCTTTATCTAGAAAGAACCTAATAACGTTAAATTCTCCAAAAACAAATAAACTTTTAAATATAGGTTAA
- the hemH gene encoding ferrochelatase codes for MKRVGVLLINLGGPERIKDVGPFLYNLFSDPEIIRLPTPAFQKPLAWVISTLRSKKSQKAYEAIGGGSPLRRITEQQARELQSELRQRGLDATTYVAMRYWHPFTESAVADMKADGISQVVVLPLYPHFSISTSGSSFRELSRLRESDAEFKKLSIRCIRSWFDQAGYIKAMAELIEKQILMCDSPNNAHVCFTAHGVPKSYVDDAGDPYKDEIENCSLLIIDQLEQSLGYTNPYTLSYQSRVGPEEWLKPYTDDVLENLGRSGTRELVVVPISFVSEHIETLQEIDIEYREIANKFGITKFLRVPALNTYPMFVKGLADLVISSLEGPEITLDEASKLPDRIKLYPQEKWQWGWNNSSEVWNGRVAMIVFLFFFMEFIIGKGPLHNLGLL; via the coding sequence ATGAAACGTGTTGGCGTCCTTTTGATAAATCTTGGAGGACCTGAACGAATAAAAGATGTTGGACCTTTCTTATACAATCTTTTTTCTGATCCAGAAATAATCCGATTACCTACTCCTGCTTTCCAAAAGCCTTTGGCATGGGTGATTAGTACTCTCCGAAGCAAGAAATCTCAAAAGGCTTATGAAGCTATAGGTGGAGGATCTCCTTTGAGAAGGATCACAGAGCAACAAGCAAGAGAGTTGCAAAGTGAGCTTCGTCAAAGAGGACTAGATGCAACAACTTATGTGGCCATGCGCTATTGGCATCCTTTTACTGAGTCAGCTGTGGCTGATATGAAAGCCGATGGGATTTCTCAAGTCGTTGTTCTTCCTCTTTATCCTCATTTTTCAATAAGTACTAGTGGTTCAAGTTTTAGAGAGTTAAGTCGCCTTAGAGAATCTGATGCGGAATTTAAAAAGTTGTCTATTCGATGTATTCGTAGTTGGTTTGATCAAGCTGGGTATATAAAAGCGATGGCGGAGTTGATAGAAAAGCAAATATTAATGTGTGATTCACCGAACAATGCCCACGTTTGTTTTACTGCTCATGGGGTACCTAAAAGTTATGTTGATGATGCAGGTGATCCTTATAAAGATGAAATTGAAAATTGTTCATTATTAATAATTGATCAACTGGAGCAATCTCTTGGTTATACCAATCCATATACTCTTTCTTATCAAAGTAGAGTTGGTCCCGAAGAGTGGCTTAAACCTTACACGGATGATGTCTTGGAAAACTTAGGAAGATCAGGTACTAGGGAATTAGTAGTTGTTCCGATTAGTTTTGTTAGTGAGCACATTGAAACATTACAAGAAATAGATATAGAATACCGGGAGATAGCTAATAAATTTGGGATTACAAAGTTCTTAAGAGTTCCAGCTTTAAATACATATCCAATGTTTGTAAAAGGTCTGGCAGATTTAGTTATTTCATCTTTAGAAGGCCCTGAAATCACTCTAGATGAGGCTTCAAAATTGCCGGACAGAATTAAGTTGTACCCTCAAGAAAAATGGCAATGGGGATGGAACAATAGTTCTGAAGTATGGAATGGCAGAGTTGCAATGATAGTGTTTTTATTTTTCTTCATGGAATTTATAATTGGGAAAGGCCCACTTCACAATTTGGGTTTGCTTTAA